Proteins from one Mycteria americana isolate JAX WOST 10 ecotype Jacksonville Zoo and Gardens chromosome 1, USCA_MyAme_1.0, whole genome shotgun sequence genomic window:
- the LRRN3 gene encoding leucine-rich repeat neuronal protein 3 has product MKDMQLKINFLLGLVITALVQAVGKKADCPESCTCEIRPWFTPRSVYMEAPTVDCNDLGLFNFPARLPADTQVLLLQTNNIAKIEHSVDFPVNLTGLDLSQNNLSSVTSINLRKIPQLLSVYLEENKLTELPEECLSGLHNLQELYINHNLLSVIAPGAFIGLSNLLRLHLNSNGLQMINRKWFEATPNLEILMIGENPIIRIEDMNFKPLINLRSLVLAGINLTEIPDNALVGLDNLESISFYDNRFVRVPHIALQKVTNLKFLDLNKNPINRIRRGDFSNMLHLKELGINNMPELISIDSLAVDNLPDLRKIEATNNPRLSYIHPNAFYRLPKLESLMLNSNALSALYRSTIESLPNLKEVSIHSNPIRCDCVIRWINMNKTNIRFMEPESLFCVDPPEFQGQNVRQIHFREMMEICLPLIAPESFPSTLDLKTGSHISLHCRATAEPEPEIYWITPSGHKLLPNTISNKYYIHSEGTLDISDVTQKESGLYTCIATNLVGADLKSVMIKVDGSFPQDSNGSLNIKIKDIKSNSVLVSWKANSKILKSSVRWTAFLKAENSQAAQSARIPSDIKVYNLTHLNPSTEYKICIDIPTIYSQNKKQCVNVTTKGLDLAMKGYEKNNIIGYLACLGALLGIISVIYLYSCISREMNYDVGHSYLKNYLKKQSFSLNELYPPLISLWDMGKEKSTAMEVKATVIGVPTNMS; this is encoded by the coding sequence ATGAAGGACATGcaactcaaaattaattttctacttgGCCTAGTTATCACTGCACTAGTAcaagctgtaggaaaaaaagcagactgcCCAGAGTCATGTACATGTGAGATCAGACCATGGTTCACCCCCAGGTCTGTGTATATGGAAGCTCCAACAGTGGACTGTAATGATTTAGGCCTTTTTAATTTTCCAGCCAGACTGCCTGCTGACACACAGGTTCTACTTCTACAGACTAATAATATTGCAAAAATAGAACATTCAGTAGACTTCCCAGTGAATTTAACTGGTCTAGATTTATCTCAGAACAATTTATCTTCAGTGACCAGTATTAATCTTAGAAAGATACCACAGTTGCTTTCGGTGTACCTTGAAGAAAACAAACTTACTGAACTCCCTGAAGAATGTCTCTCTGGACTCCACAATTTACAAGAGCTTTATATTAATCATAACCTGCTTTCTGTGATTGCACCGGGAGCTTTCATAGGCCTCAGTAATCTTCTCAGACTTCATCTCAATTCAAATGGTCTGCAAATGATCAACAGGAAGTGGTTTGAAGCTACTCCTAATCTTGAAATTCTCATGATTGGAGAAAACCCAATTATCAGAATCGAAGATATGAACTTTAAGCCTCTTATCAATCTCCGCAGTCTAGTTTTAGCAGGCAtaaatctcactgaaataccaGATAACGCTTTGGTTGGCCTTGACAATTTAGAAAGCATCTCCTTTTATGACAACAGATTTGTTAGAGTGCCCCACATTGCTCTTCAAAAGGTTACAAATCTTAAATTTCTGGATCTAAATAAGAATCCCATTAATAGAATACGACGAGGAGATTTTAGCAATATGCTGCACCTAAAAGAGTTAGGAATTAATAACATGCCTGAACTGATTTCTATAGATAGTCTTGCTGTGGATAATTTgccagatttaagaaaaatagaagcTACCAATAACCCTAGATTATCATACATTCATCCAAACGCATTCTACAGACTTCCCAAGCTGGAATCGCTCATGCTCAACAGCAACGCGCTGAGCGCCCTGTACCGCAGTACAATAGAATCCTTGCCTAACCTCAAAGAAGTTAGTATACACAGCAATCCCATTAGATGCGATTGTGTCATCCGCTGGATTAACATGAATAAAACAAACATTCGCTTCATGGAGCCGGAGTCCCTGTTTTGTGTAGACCCTCCTGAATTCCAAGGCCAGAATGTGAGACAGATACACTTCCGGGAAATGATGGAAATCTGTCTCCCCCTGATAGCTCCTGAAAGTTTTCCATCTACTCTGGATTTAAAAACCGGCAGCCATATTTCCTTACACTGCAGAGCAACAGCAGAACCAGAACCTGAAATCTACTGGATAACACCATCAGGACACAAACTTTTGCCTAATACTATTTCTAATAAATACTACATTCATTCAGAAGGAACATTAGACATAAGTGATGTAACACAAAAAGAAAGTGGCTTATACACATGTATAGCAACAAATTTAGTTGGGGCAGACCTAAAGTCAGTCATGATTAAAGTGGACGGCTCTTTCCCTCAGGACAGCAATGGAtctttgaatattaaaataaaagatataaaatCTAATTCCGTTTTGGTTTCATGGAAAGCAAATTCTAAAATTCTGAAGTCCAGTGTTAGATGGAcagcctttctgaaagctgaaaactCTCAGGCTGCACAGAGCGCTCGAATACCATCTGATATAAAGGTATATAATCTTACACATCTAAATCCATCAACCGAATACAAAATTTGTATAGATATTCCCACTATCTATTCACAGAATAAGAAACAATGTGTCAACGTAACCACAAAAGGACTGGACTTGGCAATGAAAGGCTATGAAAAGAACAACATAATAGGATACCTTGCCTGCCTTGGTGCTCTTTTGGGAATCATCTCTGTGATATATCTCTACAGCTGCATCTCACGAGAGATGAACTATGACGTTGGACACAGCTATCTAAAGAATTACCTGAAGAAACAATCCTTTTCACTCAATGAGCTTTATC